In Helianthus annuus cultivar XRQ/B chromosome 9, HanXRQr2.0-SUNRISE, whole genome shotgun sequence, the following are encoded in one genomic region:
- the LOC110881498 gene encoding uncharacterized protein LOC110881498, with protein sequence MTMQTKINTFNGLYHQADRLRPSGSDDAYVMKQALKDYKSKEKIEFAHVAAWEVVRTNQKWSPVPLLNEESSGSGLKRKSSDSGNYTRGSPNVEISSGFDIPDINEDPSPPPPRRQTRKEKKDKGPSSKNEDPRDITHKFEEYKAMKKEIMEIKRVREEKYLTLADEQREALRQTMFDKDLETYNRPTDNVHPKMLEITLARKREIAKKYGWPCDF encoded by the exons ATGACGATGCAAACAAAAATTAACACATTCAACGGTCTATATCATCAAGCG GATCGTTTACGTCCTAGCGGGAGTGACGACGCATATGTAATGAAACAAGCGTTAAAGGATTACAAAAGCAAAGAAAAAATTGAGTTCGCTCATGTTGCGGCTTGGGAGGTTGTTAGAACAAATCAAAAGTGGTCGCCGGTACCTTTGTTGAATGAAGAAAGCTCCGGTTCGGGTCTAAAAAGAAAGTCTTCGGATTCGGGAAATTATACTCGAGGATCACCGAATGTCGAAATCTCGAGCGGATTCGATATTCCCGACATAAACGAGGatccttcaccaccaccaccaagacGACAAACGAGAAAGGAGAAAAAGGACAAAGGGCCGTCTTCAAAAAACGAAGATCCAAGAGATATAACACACAAATTCGAAGAGTACAAGGCCATGAAAAAAGAGATAATGGAAATTAAACGTGTACGAGAAGAAAAATATTTGACCTTGGCGGATGAGCAACGAGAGGCGTTGCGACAAACAATGTTCGACAAGGACTTGGAGACGTATAATCGGCCTACCGACAATGTTCACCCGAAGATGTTGGAAATCACACTCGCTAGAAAACGTGAGATCGCAAAAAAATATGGATGGCCTtgtgatttttag